From the Chelonoidis abingdonii isolate Lonesome George chromosome 4, CheloAbing_2.0, whole genome shotgun sequence genome, the window CCCAACTTAGTTCAGGCTTTTCAACTGACTGTTTACTGATTGAAAGATAATGCTGCTTTGAGAAAttttcagtgttaaaaaaaagttatgatgAAGAGAGGAACTGTCAGTTAACCATAAGTCCCCTCTTATCACTCATCATAAGCCCTTGAGCATATATTGATAGATGCCCAGGAATGCATTTTGTCTGAATTTTTAGAATTGGAAATATCATTAATCTCTACACAAAAGGAGGAGGATTTTACTTTTATGTTGGGGCAAACTGCTGGTATGAAAAATTGATGTGAAATTAATCCTgttctaaaattaatttttttgctttAAGAACAATTCAGTTAAACTTCATATTGTAACTTATATTTACAGACAAATGTTATTGCAGCATTTGTGTGATTCGGACTCTCCTACTCTGCTGGAAACAAGCAGGTAGGGCATCTTGTTAGCAACTGAAATATTGATGTTTGATAGAGTTTTAATGTGTTCTAATGACTGTAAATAAAATCCTTGAGAATGGgctgattgttttgttttctctccctttcccttcttAAATTCCACAGTGCACTTGGATTTCATTCCCCGTGGGcctgatttttttctccattgtaCCAGTAGGATTagtgtaaatccacagtaacaCTACTGTAACTAGTATCTGACCCACTGTATTTTAATTACATGCAAAGCTAAAATTGCAATTATTGTCTAGGTTGTTGTTAACTTGCCTCTCCCAAGCTGAGGTGGCCAACATCTGGGTTGAAAGAATCCGAGAAAACCCATCCGTGTATGACTGTGTTTGTTTTATCATGTCAAGCTCTACAAATGGTAGGTTGCCAAGTAATTTGGGTATTGGTGGTATTATATAAAACACAATGCTGAAGTACATCTGAATTGTAGAGATAAATGGCTTTGTTTTGAAAGTGTagaatacattaaaaatagtaaACTTAATGAATACAGAATAAACTGCATCTACTCTTGTAGATTTTATAGATCTGTCCGAGCCCTACAGAAAAAGGGAAGATTGAAATCAGCCCTAGATTTAGGTCTGTGCCAGATCAAATTTCTTTCATTAAGGCAAATCACATGGTCCTTATTGAAATACACGTACAtggcatttttattgttttaaaacaagCCCATGTTTTCAGTTATTCCAGTGTAACATTGTATCTCTTTTTAAGATTTGCTATCTAAATACACTGTTTTCATGTTAGGACTAAACTGAAAAACACTTAGAAAAATAAGCCAAGTACTGGCAGCTATTCCGCTTATTCTTGTAACATTACAACACTTACAATGTTTTAAGCATGTAGCTTGACtgacattttataaaaatgtgtttttcatctTCAGCTAAATAAAAACAGCAGAACGTTTGTGCAAAAAATCctaaaatttcagctttttggcTTAAAAGAATGTTAGCCATAGTGTTCCctattttaagaaataataatactttggtCTTCTATTTGAGGGTCTCATttgtttgatttcagtgggcctaCCAAAAGTGTGAagtgctactcagcatgagtatTTTTTCTGAGTTTTGGTTTTTGTGTGTTAACAGAGGTGAGAATTTTGTATGCTGGTTTTTCATTATTCATCAAAATTTATTATGTTTTTGTCTGTACAGTTGAACTGCTGGTTAAAGTGGGCGAGGTGGTGGATAAGCTCTTTGACCTGGATGAAGAACTAATGTTAAATTGGATTAAAAATGGCTCTTGTCAATCGGTGGGACAGTCTACAGATGATTCTCCAGAAGAACGTCCAGATTTTAAGATTGTACCTTGTGTACTTGAAGCAGCAAAACAAGTCCGGTACATATGCTCTTTCTCCTTTACTTTTGGGACCAGGGTGACTGCTGATTATCTTCTTGAGGCTCAATCTTGAaactcttgacttcagtggggctactatTAGTGACAAGATTTGGTCCCTGTGGTTTGTCATATAAAAGTGTCATGATTTATTATTCTAAAGTTTCTTGTTGTTTATGGGCCAGTTGGATAATCCTTGTATTCTAGGGTTCATGAAGAGTCATTTTTCTGTTAATAATGAattcatctgttttgtttttgtttgatgtAGTTCAGATAATCCAGAGGGGATTGATGTTTATATGCACATCTTGCAGCTCCTAACCACAGTGGATGAGGGCATTCAGGCTATTGGTAAGACACATGACTTTTTGTATATTATGGAACAATGCTGAAGTGACGTTCGATTGTGACAGAtacttaagtaaaaaaaaaaaaaattctctccttgaatcaatgtttttttctttctcaagtGCAGTCTcctgatggagggagagagacttgGACTTTACTTTATGGTTTGGTTTGCCATGAGCTTTGCCAGCCAGATGATCCACCGATCATCATTCAAGAGCAAAAGAGTGTTTTGGCCTCTATTTtgtctgtactgtctgccatgtTTGCTTCACAGATACAACAGGAATATGTCAAGAGGAGAAAAAGCAAGTATAATTTTTACTTCTTGTACAATTGATTACTAGAGTCATGGCAGTAGTGGGGTGGCgtgttgttttaatttattaatggTTACTCAAGACTGGTTTAGGGCACAGAATTGTTACAGGTTTAGAACACCATAAAGGTAACAAATTGGCCCATTGTAAAGATAGGGGTGGCTTGCAACTCTCTTTTCTAAACCAGAGTTCAGattttaaacatttctaaaattctGGAGGTATTTAAAGCTGGATTTTCAGCTGAGTCTTCTCTTTACCAGTTATGGTGATAAGCAATAGAACTGCAAAAATAATGCTTGTTAATAACAGAGGCTGGGGTTGCAGTTATTTTAAGAGGCAGGGGGGAATTCCGCATTTAATTCATGTATTTTTATCATTTGCATCAATCGTGAATGTCACTGAGAAGTGGATGAAAACATAGGCCAGCCTTTAAAATGGAAAGGAGTGACATGGAACGAGAGCTGATTTCTTTTCCAGCAGAAGATTGCACTGCTCACTTGGCTGGGAGTTGGGTTTATTCTTGTGCAAAGTTTACTGTACtacctctgttttcctttcttcagaTGATAACTAAACTGAAGGGCTTAAAGCGATGTCCAGGTTTCCTTTGTTATTGGGTCTGGGCTTGGTACAGTCTAGATATACAAGTAATGGGGAGAGGGCTCAAGGAGTTGGACCTGCACAAGGTATCACATACCCTTCCAGTAAAAGAGGGGAGATTGGTTTGGCTTAGGCATCAGAAGCATGGGAGGTATTTCGCTTATTGTGAGCTGTTGCTGGAGAAATTCCCCCATGCCATGGGGCTATGTCTTTAAAGACACACAGCCTGTAGAAAGGAGTGGTGTGCAGTTATGATAGGAAGTGAAATGCCAATTGTATATAACAATTCCCAGTTCTCTAGAGTTTTGTCTCCTGGATTGTGCTATCTCCTAACACTTCTAAAAACCTTATTGACAAACGGTGACATACAGATAAGCTGTGGTCTTGAAGCAATCAGAAAGATTTGAGAAGGATGTAGAAATGTACATTCTTCATGTTTCGAAATGGATCCTCTTGATAGTAGCTTGAAAAAAATGCCAAATCTGTCTTTTGATTTGTAAAACTCTGGTTTCCTGCTTTTGTATATTAGATATGCCTCTGATTGGGAGCTTGATTCGAATCTTACAAAACATGGAGGACTGTGGGAAGAGATCTTCTGATAACGCAAAGAAATCTCAACCGAAGGACACTGAGAAGTTGGGAACAGTTGAGGAAGACTTCCATCTGAAAATCTTGAAGGATATCTGTTGTGAATTGCTTTCCAATATGCTTCAAGAATTGACTAAGGTAAAGAGAAAAATTATAGGATTTTATGCagaggaggaaaagaggaaaGCGTATTATTTAAGgggtattttcttccttttctttgctcAAAGTACAACTATGTGCCAGAATTGTGTTGTGTAAGGTTCTGATTAGAGAAGTGACTTGGAGGTACAGCTGTAACCTATATGGCACAAGATAGAGATCAAGATATTTCTGAATTCTTCAGTCTATTTTGTGAGAGAAATTACCTTCTTGATGTACATTGGTAATTCCTTTTTGAAtgtgaattaattaattaaagtcAGGGAAAGAATACGTGTATGTCTTCAAGCAATTTGTCAGCTCTTGGCTTAAAAGTTCTGAAGATGTTTTTTGTGAGAGCATTTAAGCTGAGACAATGTTTTCCCGCTTTCTATTCAATTTTATGTCAACTATTgtctctagaccagggatcggcaacctttggcacgcggcctgtcTGGGAAGTCAGCTGGGGGCTGGagtggtttgtttacctgcagtgtccgcaggttgggccgatcgcagctcccattggccacggttcgccattccaggcctatgggggctgcaggaagtggcacaggccgagggatgttctggctgctgctttctgcagcccccattggcctggaatggcgaaccgcagccagggggagctgcgatcggccgaacctgtggacactgcaggtaaacaaactttcccggcctgccagcggatttccctgacagggcGCACGCCAAAGGTTGCGGATCCCTGCTCTAGACTATAAGCTTTCTTATTTATTTCATGTATTTTACCTCCTTTGCAATATGAGGACATGATAATGTGgagctgtcataaatggataggtaaggtaagggttaagtttcttttacctgaaaagggtaaccgaacacctgaccagaggaccaatcagagaactggattgtttaaagtcagggggcgggaattATGTATATAACTCCGGGGTCTTGTTGTGTTTCTGAGGCTATTAGAGGAAACAAGCTTCTATCTAATTCTCTCCTATATACTATTACTTGCAAAGATTACTGTTACAGTACGAACCAGAAGAAACCGCAAGTAATTTTCAGAATCCTATGATGTTTTGGGTGTAATTTTACCTGTATGTTGAAAATTTGTAGTGGTGGTTTATTAATTGAGGGACTAATTTTTAAATCTAGAACTGTTTCTAGTtgtatatttcttataagcaaaagAGGCCTGTATGAAGAGTATTCTTTAAAATGCAGATGATTGCCTTTataattttctttcttattttttctaTAAGAAAGTTTCTTAAGTTAtaaaaccttgtgaaagttcttttcctagggagtgcaaaagggaaaagccaggctgtggggctattttCGCTATTTGGTCCAGGAGAAGAAGCAACTAGCAGGAAAGAAatgagacgaagaattctctctgttctctgtgtgGTATTTAAcagtttttctttccttcattcCTAACGGAGCAAATGAAGGGGGTGGCAGAGTAACCCAGCTGAAGTATTTTGGCCATCTCCATTAAGTCCTGAGGGaacagaaaagctggtttctttcttggtcATCACAGGTAGCCGTGAGTAAACAAGCTGataaggagggaggaaggggttattttcctcTTTTAGCTACTCAAGGGATTGGAATACCTGGGTGTCCCACCAAAAGGGTTGGACAacccagagggaggaaaggggggatcaggcccacaTAGAAATTAATTCCTGATtactggtggcagcgagaaatattcaagctggtagtgagcttgggggagtttcaggtaagcccccaaactttggacgcaaaagtccaggtttgggacaggaccagactggtggacactaaagtccaggtctgggactggacggctagattaccacaggagccctttattttcagattttaatttgatttttttacagGAATTTATCAGTATTTATTATCACATCAACAAAAACGGATGAAAGTCTGTacaaaaaactattaataatttttctgggtaaatatcatcaggttttattttggtggatggaaagacggggaaaaaaaatattcagtagaCTAATGCTCTGAATTCCATTCAtcagtgtggtttgctgcagaattaaaacaactcgaaacacaatgccacctctgagtttaagaagaCAATATATCTCTAATCCCTAAATAAaccttttcatttgaataaaaagTTTACTGTTATATATTTAGAACTATTAGACTatgaatatttacattttatttttgagtgcttcCTTGAGTTCTGAAACGTATTCTGATACAGACTTTCATTTTCTTCGCATTTGTATATGTCAGATCTTTAAACGGTTATCTgataacagcttgaaatgtgtacatgAGATTCATCAGTGTGTTCAGTTGCACACACACTTCAGAGCTTGTGCCTGTGCCTATGCCTGTATATTGTGTGTATCTTGTAGACTAATATGTAGCTTTACTTCAACAGACAGTtttgcacatacacacagacaaatGTATTATCATAATATAATAGAATGCATGAAATATCTGTATTtttctaataaaacaagttatttttaatatatttgaatgatacaaaagtagggtgaaaatcagaaaaaactgaataatactttttgtaaaacctggaagttttttggtaaatgaaaacaaaggaacTTGTTTATATGGCACTGTGCATGTGACTGAGATTATGTGTTCAGCAGCTGTTTATGAAATActagttgtgtttattttttactattgttttcTAGGAAAACATATTGGAGGGATTGAAACAGGGGCATCTaaatgaacagaaatgtttctGTGCGTTTCAAAATCTTTTACCACTATATTTCACTTCTGTGAGTATGTGACCAAATCTTTAACATGGGTGAAAACATGCAGGGCAATTTATAGCCAGGTATAGGGAGGGCGGGATTACTCTGACATAAGATGCAGTATCTACTGCAACATCAAacattcttattttctttccttttcttttggctCACATCAGCCAAAACTTTGAGCTAGATCATCAGCTCATAAATTGGCAGAGCTTCTTTGTTTTTacagaatgatttaaaaaaaaaaatctgatttccaAAGAACGAAAAATATATACGTATATTTTTTTAAGCAAGATCAAACCTTCACTGGTATTAGAGCGAATTATGTTCTATAGATTAGTCTGTGGATGTCACTGGCCTCAATGATATCTTGTGACAAGAGTTTAGCATGATTGAAAAAAGGTTTAACTATTTATATACATAACTAGAAGATCCAGTTCTACACTAGtaaacactaaaaaaaattaaaaaaaaagtcttggaaGTGATCTAAGCAGTCATTCTTCAGGCTTCAGACCAGCTTCTAATTTTGGACATTTGAGGGCAGATTATCCTATAACTGCCTAGTgcggggtttcttgcaccttcttctgaaataGTACTGTCTGCTGTCAGTGAGAGGATGCTGGAATATACAGGGCAATTCCTTTGTTCCATCTCATTGTGTTTGGcatatttgtgttttatttctagGTGGAAAGTTTCTTGGAAGCACTGCGTGAGGCTGATCAGACGCTTGCTGACAGTCTAGAAAAACGTTTCCCAAGCCTGAAGCTCCAGACATAAGAAAGTACATGGAATATTTTCTTCCTATGGAATGAGGATTTTGACTGTTTCTCTGCAGTATTTTAGAAATCAACATGAGAGTAAACTCAGAAGAATGAGTTAACCCCCATACCTACAGATGGTATTTAAGAAATTTCACAGATATTCCTGGTTAATCTTGGATTAACCTGATCTGGGATGAGGAAGGAAATAAACTCACTTGAAGTCAGTTCTTCATCTTGCAGTCTTGTCGGCTTTTGTGATCAAAGGCTTTTGATTTCTAGCTGTTTATTTGGTATACAAAGCAGAACTGTAAATATACTTTTGCATTTTAATAACCTGTGAGCTTGTGCTTTTCATCTGTTGAAACAATGAAATGTACTGAATCTTTTAAAATGCTAGTGACTCTTTTAAATTGTTCTTGGTAGGAAGGTTAGTTAATAAGAAATCTTAAAT encodes:
- the SAAL1 gene encoding protein SAAL1 isoform X2, whose translation is MENDICKMWDMSMDEDVALFLQEFNALDIFMGVFAKSKCPRLIEICVGILGNMACFQDICMSISKDDNLGQMLLQHLCDSDSPTLLETSRLLLTCLSQAEVANIWVERIRENPSVYDCVCFIMSSSTNVELLVKVGEVVDKLFDLDEELMLNWIKNGSCQSVGQSTDDSPEERPDFKIVPCVLEAAKQVRSDNPEGIDVYMHILQLLTTVDEGIQAIVQSPDGGRETWTLLYGLVCHELCQPDDPPIIIQEQKSVLASILSVLSAMFASQIQQEYVKRRKNMPLIGSLIRILQNMEDCGKRSSDNAKKSQPKDTEKLGTVEEDFHLKILKDICCELLSNMLQELTKENILEGLKQGHLNEQKCFCAFQNLLPLYFTSVESFLEALREADQTLADSLEKRFPSLKLQT
- the SAAL1 gene encoding protein SAAL1 isoform X1, which gives rise to MLDFWKMDRNSSPPSSDTEDEQAAGDSIGNTVYSKHWLFSILTKLIEVISSEKSDSNSNHEEVQTELDEEMENDICKMWDMSMDEDVALFLQEFNALDIFMGVFAKSKCPRLIEICVGILGNMACFQDICMSISKDDNLGQMLLQHLCDSDSPTLLETSRLLLTCLSQAEVANIWVERIRENPSVYDCVCFIMSSSTNVELLVKVGEVVDKLFDLDEELMLNWIKNGSCQSVGQSTDDSPEERPDFKIVPCVLEAAKQVRSDNPEGIDVYMHILQLLTTVDEGIQAIVQSPDGGRETWTLLYGLVCHELCQPDDPPIIIQEQKSVLASILSVLSAMFASQIQQEYVKRRKNMPLIGSLIRILQNMEDCGKRSSDNAKKSQPKDTEKLGTVEEDFHLKILKDICCELLSNMLQELTKENILEGLKQGHLNEQKCFCAFQNLLPLYFTSVESFLEALREADQTLADSLEKRFPSLKLQT